AGTCCGGTTCATTATTGAATAGcctatcaaagtagagagaggaagaaaatagtgtaactgaacaGCACATTTAGTGGCTTATGattaggaggtaaccaaaattaaatatttttctataaaCACTAAAAGGtgtctatagaatataatttttttaaatggtatttatttaaaataaataaggtgctAACCTCTGCtatatgtgacgacccggccagtcatctcatgagttaccgttcTGTTTCCCTCATTTCTGGTTCTTATTGCTTCGTATAATGGTTCTACATGTGATGGGGTTGATTGGTTGGGGtttggaaaggatttggtaaggtttgtgacacttagtctcttttgaggaaagctaagttggaaaagtcaaccggatgttgacttgtatgttagagggctcaaatgtgagtttcgatggttcgaatagcttcgggaggtgatttgggacttaggagcacgattggaatgagttttggaggttcgaagtagatttaggcttgaatttatgaagttgatattttggcgatttccggttggtaggcgagattttgatataggggtcagaatggaattccgagagttgcagtagtttcgttgtgtcacttggtatgtgcgtgcaaaatttcaggtcattcggatgtggtttggttgggttttcgatcaaaagcagaattcggaagattttggaaacttaggcttgaatccgatgtgttttggttgatttgatgttgtttgaggaggtttaaagattggtacaagtttgaataaggttttgggatatgttagtgcctttggttgaggttctgggggcctcgggtgagtttcgggtggtcaatcgggccATTCCATGAAGTTTGGAGCTGTAGAAAATTGTAAGTCAGTGCTACAGAAAAataaccttcgcgttcgcgaagggtcagttgAGGAAGCTGGgaatttagccttcgcgttcgcgaggaaggctccgcattcgcgaagggctgggcatctgtgcatcgcgttcgcgggggtgttgtcacgttcgcgtagaagaaatgggCAGCTGAGCTTCAAGGGAATTGAATTTAGCGCGTTCGTGATAGGGGGAGCGCGATCGAAGGTCTGTCTGAgtaaagcatcgcattcgcgatggggtGGTCGCAATCGTGAAAGAGGAATTTTGGTCAAggtatttttgtgcttcgcgaacgcaaggctttgaccgcgttcgcgaagaaggatttcaggcctgggcagaaggtttaaatagtcgtcttgtccgcgaatttggggtttatttctttcattgttggtcgtttttggagctttttgaaggggattgaagaggtattcaaggggaatcacttggaggtaataattttggacttaaaactcgattctattgtgaaatctacctaataaatcatggaatctaagccaaaaattgaggaattagggcttgagattaagagactttaaaatgagaatttgagggggCATTTGGACTCCGATTCAGTGTTCTtagtatgtatggactcgtggagagataaagaatctattaatgtaaaaattatcgaattccaaaACGTGGGCCCTGGGGtagggttttggtaattttgggatttatgttgtaaattaattatttttgcttgggatttgttcccttagcatattttgacgtcctcgtctgattttggataaattcgacgtgagtggaggccgattagaggggtaaaggcgtcgcgagctagagaattgaccggattgaggtgagtaatgattgtaaatgatgttctgagggtatgaaacccagaaTCTATTCACACAAAAATCTAAAATGTATTATTTCAAAATGTCACTGAAATCTATTACACATCTTTATAGAACTAATACAAGTCAGAATGTAACTAACTCCTACGTGGAGCATTTCTACACGTTTGCTTATTATGTCCTCCCTGCCCACAtatgctacatgaatgttgatttTTCTGCTGCAGCAATTCACTAAACGGCTTATCGCACTTCTTCTTTGGCCTTCCAGGAGGTCTTTTCCATTTGGGTGATAATACAACATCCTCTGATATATGTGCTAGTATATTCCATTCATTTCGGGTCGGCAACGGATACACATGCACTTCATATGTCATTACAACAgaatttggtttgtaataattagaGCAATAATCTTCTGGCATTAGAAACTTGCTCTTCAATACAGCCCAAGCATGTGGGCATGGTAATTCGTCAACTTGGAACCGCCCACAAACGCATTTTCTCTCTAAGAGGCACATGGTGTAATGCCGTCCTTCATCGTTCACCGTATGCAAGTATTCAGTCGATGGTACCACCTACATTTAAACATAGACCTATAAGTTTTGAACacatataaacaaaaaaaatcatttatATACCAAAGAATAGACGTATtaattacaatatatatatatatacaattaaaACATAATTTAAATATACAACAGTAAACTTTTAGTTATCAAGgaatcattatatatatattgaattcaAACAAATATGTATTGAATACAaatatatttttgcatataaaatACAAAGACATATAGTTGAATACAACGAAATTGTTTGAATATAGAGGAATACATCATATATGTAGACTGGTAGAATATTAAAGATGATCATAGCTTACCTTATGCATTCATTGATATACATTAAATATCTGtttatgaaatgcatatgaatagaaacaaaaatattaaattcaACTAACGATACTCTGAGCATATGGACGGTATTTCAAATAGTATAAATTGTGTCGGAAATAAATACACCTTGTACAACGGCTAAATATATGATACAATGACTTATAAAAATAAGACTTACAGTCATGCGTGTAGACATTGCCTCATTCAAAGTAAGCATCTCCTGGTATTTTTTTCCAAACGTTGTGTATGTCTGTGTAGCTTCTTTTCGGTTGCTGCAATTCCACCATCCAAACATCTTCCTAACTTCTTCGAGGAAGTCGAATATTGGCAATTCCCTTGCTAACACAAGTGCGACATTGATTGACTCATCAATATTTAACGTCATGGTCCATCACCTATTAACATGTGCATACAACCTAGTCCACTTTTCGTATCCAGCTAACTCCAAATATTCTTTCACCCTAATATCTACCTTCTCCACCTTCTCCATTAGACTGTCAAATTCAACCTGTGTGTATGCTTTTGCCATCGAGAAGTATATCTCGCTCAACTTTGCATGACTCTTTTTGAGTTTCTTATATACATTGTTCCATAAATGCCATATACAAGCAAAATGTGGTACCTTTGGATACACTCTCGATACAGATTTGATGATACCCTCATTCTTATCTGAAACGATGCGCATATTTTCCCTCTCACCATATGCTtccttgaattgctcaaagaaccacGACCTCTCTGAATCAATAACACCATATACTAGTGGCAATATATGACATGTAAAGACAATTGcatacatatttttaaaatatgtatttcAATCTTTAAAATGGAACTCATTTTATATGACATAGGTATTAAT
Above is a window of Nicotiana tabacum cultivar K326 chromosome 8, ASM71507v2, whole genome shotgun sequence DNA encoding:
- the LOC107761644 gene encoding uncharacterized protein LOC107761644 — protein: MTLNIDESINVALVLARELPIFDFLEEVRKMFGWWNCSNRKEATQTYTTFGKKYQEMLTLNEAMSTRMTVVPSTEYLHTVNDEGRHYTMCLLERKCVCGRFQVDELPCPHAWAVLKSKFLMPEDYCSNYYKPNSVVMTYEVHVYPLPTRNEWNILAHISEDVVLSPKWKRPPGRPKKKCDKPFSELLQQKNQHSCSICGQGGHNKQTCRNAPRRS